ATTAAAAGGACAACACTTAAGAAGAGAGACATGGGATAACCTCCAAACTATTATTTAAAGCGCTTTCTTTTGCTTAACTAGAGTATAGAACGGATAGAATGATTATGCAACCGTTAACGACAATCAATATTTACAATGAGACGATGGACTGATGCAAGCTTAGTCTGCTTTGACGCTCAAAATTTGGTATACTAACTATAATAATCAAAGTTTCTAGAATGGAGTTTTATTTTTGTCACCAATTAATTTATCGAAACGTTTAGCGGCAGTTGCGCAGTTCGTCCCACAAGATAGTATCGTTGCTGATATCGGGTCAGATCATGCTTATTTACCAATCTGGCTGACGGAGCAAAAACGATTAAAGGGGGCCATCGCGGGTGAAGTGGTTGCTGGCCCTTTTGAATCAACCCAAACACATGTGAGCCAATGGCATTTAGAGGACCAAATTCAAGTCCGGTTAGGTGATGGCGTTGAAGTCCTTAACCCTGAAGAAGACCAAGTCACCTGTATTGTGATTGCGGGGATGGGTGGCTTATTGATTACTGAAATATTAGAACGTGGTTTAGCACATCTAAACGGGCACGAACGATTAGTTTTACAACCTAATATTATGGAACCGACCGTTCGGGAATGGTTAATGAAGCACCACTACGCCATTGTCGAAGAAGCAATCGTTGCCGAAGACGGGCACATTTACGAAGTCATCGTTGGTGAACCAAGTACTGAGGCTGTTGCACTCGATGAAGCTGACTTAGTATTCGGCCCAGTTTTACGACACCGTCAACCGGCGGACTTCCAATTGAAATGGTCAACTTTATTAAATAAGAAACGTCATTTATTGGTGCAACTTCAAGGGGCTCAAGTGACGCCAACTGAAAAAATTAATGCAGTGCAACATGAAATTCAATTAATTGAGGAGGTTCAAACATGGGACAATTAATCGCGAGTGACTTGATTGCGGCGATTGAAGCTTATGCGCCATTAGCGCTTAAAGAGGGTAATGATCCAACTGGCTTTCAAATTGGTCGCCGGGATAAGGTGGTTAAAAAAGTACTCGTCACATTAGATGTTCGGCCAGAAGTGGTGCAAGAAGCAATTGATAACGAGGTTGATTTTATTTTTGCCCACCACCCAGTGATGTTCCGACCAGCACGCAATCTTGATCTAAGTGATCCGCAAAATAAGATGTACGCTGATATACTGACGCATGATATGACGGTCTATGCAGCCCATACTAACCTTGATAAGGCCCAAGGTGGTATGAATGATTGGTTGGCAGCAGCGTTAGCACTTAAAAATGTGCAACCGTTCAATGTCACTGATTATGAGCCATTAATGAAACTAGCTGTTTTCGTCCCTGAAACACATGCGGATGTGGTACGCCAAGCTTTGGGACAAGCCGGGGCTGGTGAGCTTGGTGATTATCAAAACTGCAGTTTTAGTTCGACTGGTACCGGTCGTTTTGAACCACAGACTGGTGCTGATCCATTTATTGGACAAGCGGGCCAGGCAGAGGCGGTTACTGAGGTTAAGATCGAGGTTATTCTACCAGCCGCTAAAAAGAACCGCGTGTTAAAAGCGATGCTTGCGGTGCATCCTTATGAAGAACCAGCGTATGATTTAATCCCATTGGCTAATCAACAACAACCTATCGGCATCGGGCGCATTGGTCAAGTTGACCAACCAATGACAGTCCGGGACTACGCCCAATTTGTTTGCAAAACGTTTGATTTAACCGGTCTCCGCTTAATTTCAAATGAACCTGATAAATTAGTTAAAACAGTCGCAGTTGTTGGTGGTGATGGCGGTAAGTTCTTCCCAGCCGCTTTACAAGCCAAGGCTGATTTGTATATTACTGGTGACGTTTATTATCATACGGGCCATGACATGTTAGCGGCCGGATTATCCGTTATCGATCCTGGTCATCATATTGAAAGCATTGTGAAGACTAAGATGACCGTGTTATTTGAAGAATGGCGCCAAATAAACGATTGGCAGGTTACTTTTATTAAATCTCAGCAAAAAACTGATCCGTTTACATTTATTTTTAATGCGAAGTAGGTTAGAATAGAATTAGTATTAAATAATATCTAGGAGGCTTCACCATGGCTAAATATGAAAAATTAATTCCGCGTTTTCTAGAATATATCACAACAGAAACTCGTTCAGACGAAAATGCGACGACGATTCCATCAACACAAACGCAAGTTGATTTCTTGCACAAATTGATGGATGACTTGAAAGAAATCGGCT
This DNA window, taken from Latilactobacillus sakei, encodes the following:
- a CDS encoding tRNA (adenine-N(1))-methyltransferase, which produces MSPINLSKRLAAVAQFVPQDSIVADIGSDHAYLPIWLTEQKRLKGAIAGEVVAGPFESTQTHVSQWHLEDQIQVRLGDGVEVLNPEEDQVTCIVIAGMGGLLITEILERGLAHLNGHERLVLQPNIMEPTVREWLMKHHYAIVEEAIVAEDGHIYEVIVGEPSTEAVALDEADLVFGPVLRHRQPADFQLKWSTLLNKKRHLLVQLQGAQVTPTEKINAVQHEIQLIEEVQTWDN
- a CDS encoding Nif3-like dinuclear metal center hexameric protein, whose translation is MGQLIASDLIAAIEAYAPLALKEGNDPTGFQIGRRDKVVKKVLVTLDVRPEVVQEAIDNEVDFIFAHHPVMFRPARNLDLSDPQNKMYADILTHDMTVYAAHTNLDKAQGGMNDWLAAALALKNVQPFNVTDYEPLMKLAVFVPETHADVVRQALGQAGAGELGDYQNCSFSSTGTGRFEPQTGADPFIGQAGQAEAVTEVKIEVILPAAKKNRVLKAMLAVHPYEEPAYDLIPLANQQQPIGIGRIGQVDQPMTVRDYAQFVCKTFDLTGLRLISNEPDKLVKTVAVVGGDGGKFFPAALQAKADLYITGDVYYHTGHDMLAAGLSVIDPGHHIESIVKTKMTVLFEEWRQINDWQVTFIKSQQKTDPFTFIFNAK